The proteins below come from a single Zea mays cultivar B73 chromosome 8, Zm-B73-REFERENCE-NAM-5.0, whole genome shotgun sequence genomic window:
- the LOC100276905 gene encoding uncharacterized protein LOC100276905 — MDLATTPARRRPMEPGLARRLWHVVVAVCHILRRGLSPKRIMMDVHLLLGRGKLVGRTLRGHLAHPSSGHHLATYGASSSSSSTLASFYGHPREVEFSCATTPSYPQQHYGLFPSNKARGGGGYGGLDAAAVARAFEMLSRAEVDAGGGSGTPATATPSPMLAWILGRSPAGVRPLRVTDSPFPAVAGDGDGCCGERVDADADDFIRKFYEQLRLQPTAATPDAHLRRRGY, encoded by the coding sequence ATGGATCTCGCGAcgaccccggcgcggcggcggcccATGGAGCCTGGACTGGCGCGGCGCCTGTGGCACGTGGTGGTCGCCGTGTGCCACATACTGCGGCGCGGCCTCTCCCCCAAACGCATCATGATGGACGTCCACCTCCTCCTGGGCCGCGGCAAGCTCGTCGGGAGGACGCTGCGCGGCCACCTCGCGCACCCGTCGTCGGGCCACCACCTCGCCACCTACGgcgcgtcgtcctcgtcctcgtccacGCTAGCCTCGTTCTACGGCCACCCGCGGGAGGTGGAGTTCAGCTGCGCCACCACGCCGTCCTACCCGCAGCAGCACTACGGGCTTTTCCCCTCCAACAaggcccgcggcggcggcgggtacGGCGGCCTCGACGCGGCGGCCGTGGCGCGCGCGTTCGAGATGCTCAGCAGAGCCGAGGTGGACGCCgggggcggcagcggcacgccggCGACCGCGACGCCGTCGCCCATGCTGGCGTGGATCCTGGGCCGCAGCCCCGCCGGGGTCCGCCCGCTGCGCGTCACCGACTCGCCGTTCCCGGCCGTGGCGGGGGACGGGGACGGGTGCTGCGGCGAGCGCGTGGACGCCGACGCCGACGACTTCATCCGCAAGTTCTACGAGCAGCTCAGGCTGCAGCCTACCGCCGCCACGCCGGACGCCCACCTGCGCCGCCGCGGTTATTAG